The following coding sequences lie in one Nitrospirota bacterium genomic window:
- a CDS encoding P-II family nitrogen regulator, whose translation MSALTLHPMKEIRVIVAGEHRAFVTDLLDRVNATGYTIIGNVSGKGHHGFREAHFMFSEQESLVMIMTVVPEEKVEPILAGLRPLFERHSGVMFVADVAVSRREYFGKKDSGG comes from the coding sequence ATGAGCGCCCTCACGCTGCATCCCATGAAGGAGATCCGTGTCATCGTCGCCGGAGAACACCGGGCGTTCGTCACCGACTTGTTGGACAGGGTGAACGCGACCGGGTACACGATCATCGGCAATGTGTCGGGGAAAGGCCATCATGGGTTCCGCGAAGCGCATTTCATGTTCAGCGAGCAGGAAAGCCTGGTGATGATCATGACCGTCGTCCCGGAAGAAAAGGTCGAGCCGATTCTGGCCGGACTGCGACCCTTGTTCGAACGACACTCCGGCGTGATGTTCGTCGCGGACGTTGCCGTCAGCCGGCGGGAATATTTCGGGAAAAAGGACAGCGGGGGCTAA
- a CDS encoding DUF2309 domain-containing protein yields the protein MDQVARGIDTETRRMELRGIVRVAGEVIAHYWPMRTFVHHNPLHSLEYLPFDEAVARGARFLGGRGYLTGDLYRRYLRSGRIRLHHLEEALRPLAREQHVIVGPCRIAHREVLRACLTHGLCALPDEPLDALVDGGPNEDLVRALADHLAPAVSVPPVYDQMAAAVKEDLSSLGRALTLSSWCDRTCGTSIVAQVNSEMVKWCEAFLDEGHAAWSMPGRERGFYVAWKSLAAREWSPCGIADSRRKIEALPEHPEDAVLESLDILAVPHELRQDYLSLQLTALPGWPSFIKWREERPDYAWQQACPISLVKFLAVRLWYVRELVRKVCRDELGIEGTFTAVTRYMEQHPEAYFLRKERAAGRLPAPYVDLVDRLARRGDDGWKEAADRVQTEMGPRRDRAFRLATARRLLALAQALDIVPTVLLEGTPDHLAMLARWMDEFPESAHGSLWLKAFEAGYHDQAFGQLMRTASLSRTSEREGSVPVRPQSQSVFCIDVRSEPFRRHLESTGANETYGFAGFFAVFIRFRAWGKDHETEQFPVIMRAKNEVREFPRSYLDHMVPKHESRAKLVHAGHTLLHDLKENVVTPYVMVESLGWFYGLPLFGKTFFSAWYRRWTAWLRRIFVPPIATTVTVDKLTPADTEEMVVAEQRAIVWKALRNELGLHGSRVSPELVEALRRRALNGDGALDAQVPDLVRRTGLPPDALANFVETLRRRYDVNHRAASRQRERITRTGFTLEEQVFTVETALRMMGLTRNFARLVLFCAHGSTSDNNPFESALDCGACGGNEGKPNARVLAGMANKPQVRARLAKNGIDIPSDTYFLAGQIDTTTDEVQLFDLEDVPLTHRKDVARLLDDLREAARLTSQERCTRFPDLARTPSIPQAVAHVRDRAADWSQTRPEWGLSGNAAFIIGPRELTKGLDLGGRVFLHSYDYREDPTSRLLEVLLTAPQVVAQWINMEHYFSTVDNEVYGSGSKVYHNVVGRVGIMSGPWSDLRLGLAWQTVMNGEVPYHEPVRLLTVVEAPRANIEKLIARHELLRHLYHHEWVHLAALDPSDGALYRYGPTGEWSRGTRCDFLATGR from the coding sequence ATGGACCAGGTAGCGCGCGGCATCGACACGGAAACCCGCCGCATGGAATTGCGCGGCATCGTCCGCGTGGCCGGCGAAGTGATCGCGCACTATTGGCCGATGCGCACGTTCGTGCACCATAATCCGCTGCACAGCCTCGAATATCTGCCGTTCGACGAAGCGGTCGCGCGGGGCGCGCGGTTCCTCGGAGGGAGGGGCTATCTCACGGGCGACCTGTATCGGCGCTATCTCCGATCCGGCCGGATTCGCCTCCATCATCTCGAGGAGGCGTTACGCCCGTTGGCCCGCGAGCAGCACGTGATCGTCGGCCCGTGCCGCATCGCACATCGCGAGGTCCTACGGGCCTGCCTGACCCATGGGTTGTGCGCACTGCCGGACGAACCGCTCGACGCCCTGGTGGACGGCGGACCGAACGAGGACCTGGTCCGCGCCTTGGCCGACCATCTGGCTCCCGCGGTGTCGGTCCCGCCGGTGTACGACCAGATGGCCGCGGCGGTGAAAGAGGACCTCTCGTCCTTAGGACGCGCCCTGACCCTGTCGAGTTGGTGCGACCGCACCTGCGGCACGTCCATCGTCGCCCAGGTCAACAGTGAAATGGTGAAGTGGTGCGAAGCCTTCTTGGACGAAGGCCACGCCGCCTGGTCGATGCCGGGGCGGGAACGGGGGTTCTATGTCGCGTGGAAATCCCTTGCGGCGCGGGAGTGGTCGCCCTGCGGCATTGCGGACAGTCGGCGGAAAATCGAGGCGCTGCCCGAACACCCCGAGGACGCCGTGTTGGAGAGCCTGGACATCCTCGCCGTTCCCCACGAGCTTCGGCAAGACTACCTCTCGCTCCAACTCACGGCGCTCCCCGGCTGGCCCAGCTTCATCAAGTGGCGCGAGGAAAGGCCCGACTATGCCTGGCAGCAGGCGTGCCCGATCAGTCTCGTGAAATTCCTGGCCGTCCGCCTCTGGTATGTGCGCGAACTGGTCCGGAAAGTCTGTCGCGATGAGCTCGGCATCGAGGGGACCTTCACCGCGGTGACGCGCTACATGGAGCAGCACCCCGAAGCGTACTTCTTGCGCAAGGAACGGGCCGCCGGACGCTTGCCGGCCCCCTATGTCGACCTGGTCGATCGGCTGGCCCGCCGGGGCGACGACGGGTGGAAAGAGGCAGCCGACCGCGTTCAGACGGAGATGGGCCCGCGCCGGGATCGGGCCTTCCGGTTGGCGACGGCCCGGCGCCTGCTGGCGCTGGCTCAGGCGTTGGACATCGTGCCGACGGTCCTGCTGGAGGGCACTCCGGATCATCTGGCCATGCTGGCGCGCTGGATGGACGAGTTCCCCGAATCGGCCCACGGTTCCCTCTGGCTCAAGGCATTCGAAGCCGGGTACCACGACCAGGCGTTCGGCCAACTTATGCGGACGGCCTCCCTTTCGCGCACGAGCGAGCGGGAGGGGTCCGTTCCGGTCAGACCCCAATCTCAATCGGTCTTTTGCATCGATGTGCGATCCGAGCCGTTCCGGCGTCATCTGGAATCGACCGGCGCGAACGAGACCTATGGCTTTGCCGGGTTCTTCGCCGTTTTCATTCGGTTCCGGGCATGGGGGAAGGACCATGAGACCGAACAGTTTCCTGTGATCATGCGGGCCAAGAACGAAGTGCGCGAGTTTCCCCGCAGTTACCTCGATCACATGGTGCCCAAGCATGAATCGAGAGCCAAACTGGTCCATGCGGGACACACCCTGTTGCACGATCTCAAAGAGAACGTAGTGACTCCCTATGTCATGGTGGAATCGCTGGGCTGGTTCTACGGTCTCCCCTTGTTCGGCAAGACCTTCTTCTCCGCGTGGTATCGCCGCTGGACCGCCTGGCTGCGCCGGATTTTCGTGCCGCCCATCGCCACCACCGTGACCGTCGATAAACTGACCCCGGCGGACACCGAAGAGATGGTCGTCGCGGAACAGCGGGCGATCGTCTGGAAGGCCTTGCGCAATGAGCTCGGCCTGCACGGCTCGCGGGTCTCGCCCGAACTGGTGGAAGCCCTGCGCCGGCGGGCGTTGAACGGCGACGGAGCGCTCGACGCCCAGGTGCCGGATCTCGTTCGGCGCACCGGGCTGCCGCCGGACGCGCTGGCGAACTTCGTGGAGACCCTGCGCCGACGATACGACGTCAATCATCGGGCGGCCTCGCGCCAACGGGAACGGATCACGCGAACCGGCTTCACGCTGGAAGAGCAGGTGTTCACGGTCGAGACCGCGCTCCGGATGATGGGCCTGACCCGCAACTTCGCGCGGCTCGTCTTGTTCTGCGCGCATGGGAGCACCTCGGACAACAACCCGTTCGAGTCGGCGCTGGATTGCGGCGCCTGCGGCGGCAACGAAGGCAAGCCCAACGCCCGGGTGCTCGCCGGAATGGCCAACAAACCGCAGGTCAGGGCGCGGCTCGCCAAGAACGGGATCGACATACCTTCCGACACCTACTTTCTCGCCGGTCAGATCGACACGACGACGGACGAGGTGCAACTGTTCGACCTCGAAGACGTCCCGCTGACCCACCGGAAGGACGTGGCCCGCTTGCTGGATGATTTGCGGGAAGCCGCTCGGCTGACCAGCCAGGAGCGGTGCACCCGCTTCCCGGATCTGGCGCGGACGCCGTCCATTCCGCAGGCGGTCGCGCATGTGCGCGACCGAGCCGCCGACTGGAGCCAGACCCGGCCGGAATGGGGGCTGTCCGGCAACGCGGCCTTCATCATCGGGCCGCGCGAACTGACGAAGGGCCTCGACCTCGGCGGACGCGTGTTCCTGCATTCGTACGACTACCGCGAAGACCCGACCAGCCGCCTTCTGGAAGTCTTGCTGACGGCGCCGCAAGTCGTGGCGCAATGGATCAATATGGAACATTATTTCTCCACCGTGGATAACGAGGTCTACGGCAGCGGCAGCAAGGTGTATCATAACGTCGTGGGACGAGTCGGGATCATGTCCGGACCCTGGAGCGATCTGCGGCTCGGCCTGGCCTGGCAGACGGTGATGAACGGCGAGGTTCCCTATCACGAGCCCGTGCGGCTGCTGACCGTGGTCGAGGCTCCCCGCGCCAACATCGAGAAGCTGATCGCGCGGCACGAACTGTTGCGGCACCTGTATCATCACGAGTGGGTGCACCTCGCCGCGCTGGATCCATCGGATGGAGCCTTGTATCGCTATGGGCCGACGGGCGAGTGGAGCCGGGGCACCCGTTGCGATTTCCTTGCAACGGGTCGCTGA
- a CDS encoding proton-conducting transporter membrane subunit: protein MTAWATAPLLVVATPVLGAALGLLLWGNPRVLKVWGLLVAAASLLTVCWSFGSLSAAAEGLPFLLLPPLGAFVSLLGQPAHGSNRTAWLLTLLLLGIGLGALAGEGPLGQILLLLVLALVALLLSVQRALPEPAAWWGIGTLGLGVLSLATALLAAPPVSSLAFVVGCAIALPLVPFHHGYLAAVTGLPGNLPAFLALLLPVLGFHGLRGAIPHWPDALAQAAAGLALAGTLYGSLKALAQSRPAALIAYGDLAFLSILWWYLAETRTAPPQTAVYLSAVGLAGGGLLLAWYALRARYGDVDLRALSGLARPMPRFAVALSLLVLAALGLPPFGVFSGLVGMLLAPSHTATSGLIVVVIAWLCASWYFFDLAHRLLFGQERTTLRHQDLRGPESASLALVIALLLMLGVMPSRLFESGPAPPQRTVTLEFPAWTR, encoded by the coding sequence ATGACGGCTTGGGCGACTGCGCCTCTGCTGGTCGTCGCAACGCCCGTCCTGGGCGCGGCGCTGGGGCTGCTCCTGTGGGGCAACCCGCGGGTGCTCAAGGTCTGGGGGCTCCTGGTCGCCGCGGCGAGTCTCCTCACGGTGTGCTGGAGCTTCGGGTCGCTCTCCGCCGCGGCCGAAGGGCTGCCGTTTCTCTTGCTTCCGCCTCTGGGCGCCTTCGTGTCGCTGCTGGGACAACCGGCGCATGGGAGCAACCGAACGGCCTGGTTGCTGACCCTGCTCTTGCTCGGAATAGGGCTGGGCGCGCTCGCGGGGGAAGGTCCTCTAGGGCAGATCCTTCTGCTGCTCGTTCTCGCGCTCGTTGCGCTGCTCCTGTCCGTCCAAAGGGCCCTTCCCGAGCCCGCTGCCTGGTGGGGGATCGGGACCCTCGGCCTCGGCGTCCTGAGCCTCGCGACCGCCCTCCTCGCGGCTCCTCCCGTCTCCTCCCTCGCCTTCGTCGTGGGCTGCGCGATCGCGCTGCCGCTCGTGCCGTTTCACCACGGCTACCTTGCCGCCGTCACGGGACTGCCGGGCAACCTGCCCGCCTTTCTCGCCCTGCTCCTGCCGGTGCTCGGGTTCCACGGGCTGCGTGGGGCGATTCCCCACTGGCCGGACGCGCTGGCGCAGGCGGCGGCGGGGCTGGCTCTCGCGGGAACCCTCTACGGGTCGCTGAAAGCGCTGGCTCAATCGCGTCCGGCCGCGCTCATCGCTTACGGCGATCTGGCGTTCCTCTCCATTCTGTGGTGGTACCTGGCCGAGACCCGCACGGCCCCGCCCCAGACGGCCGTCTACCTGAGCGCGGTCGGGCTGGCCGGCGGCGGATTGCTGCTCGCGTGGTACGCCCTGCGCGCCCGTTACGGCGACGTTGATCTTCGGGCGTTGAGCGGCCTCGCGCGCCCGATGCCTCGCTTCGCCGTGGCGCTCTCGCTCCTCGTGCTCGCCGCGCTGGGTCTGCCGCCCTTCGGCGTGTTCTCAGGCTTGGTCGGCATGCTGCTCGCGCCGTCCCATACCGCGACCAGCGGCCTGATCGTCGTCGTGATCGCCTGGCTCTGCGCATCCTGGTATTTCTTCGATCTTGCGCACCGCCTCCTGTTCGGCCAGGAACGAACGACCCTGCGCCATCAGGATCTGCGGGGTCCCGAGTCGGCTTCGCTCGCCCTCGTGATCGCCCTCCTGCTGATGCTCGGCGTGATGCCGTCCCGGCTGTTCGAATCCGGCCCTGCTCCGCCACAGCGAACGGTCACCCTGGAGTTTCCCGCATGGACCAGGTAG
- a CDS encoding proton-conducting transporter membrane subunit has product MSLLILVPLLPLLTVFFVLIGEPATQHHRAKLGVAPMAAAFLGAIATLGAVVSYGPVDIRFYDPASAGTLGLPLGFRIDRLSAVMMVLIAGVGAVIYRYSVGYLYQDRGYRRFLALIGFTTFALLCMVSSANLLMLFVCWQLLSYLLYLLAHNLSHAATLEGAFKTFTLLRVGDVAFLAGIVLAHSLYGTLEFDELFARAAETPGALVLASGVEVGGPTAVTLLLFVGAMSKSAQFPLHIWLPRSLYAPTPVHALLHAGIINAGGFLMNRLAPLYGLSSTALHVAFVVGSLTAILGAAMMLAQNDIKKTLGFSTIGQMGYMIMECGLGAFSLAIFHLIAHGLFKATVFLNCGNVIHKARQEPVLPPVARPPEEAEFSRLAWSTGFVTTLLIPLVILLVTHGILRIPIRDSQGTVIFLFFSWVTSSQAILTLTRLRAVASWKVSAAMLATLLVVVFTYLFAAESFTTFLYPDPAETASYFRAAALPGFLFDGLVATTTLLIVLGWFFLYARTRGRPVRMPAWAERGHSYLYVLFMNRLYLDELYAKLGRAVMRAADRLDRWSWGRMS; this is encoded by the coding sequence ATGTCGCTCTTGATCCTCGTCCCGCTGTTGCCGCTGTTGACGGTCTTCTTTGTCCTGATCGGGGAGCCCGCGACGCAGCATCACCGCGCAAAGCTGGGCGTGGCGCCCATGGCCGCGGCCTTTCTCGGCGCCATCGCGACGTTGGGTGCCGTCGTCTCGTATGGACCAGTCGACATTCGATTCTATGATCCCGCCTCCGCCGGGACTCTGGGCCTCCCGCTGGGTTTCCGCATCGACCGGCTCAGCGCGGTCATGATGGTGCTCATCGCCGGGGTGGGCGCGGTCATTTACCGCTACTCCGTCGGCTACCTGTATCAGGATCGCGGCTACCGCCGGTTTCTGGCGCTCATCGGCTTCACGACCTTCGCCCTCCTGTGCATGGTGTCGAGCGCCAATCTCCTCATGCTCTTTGTGTGCTGGCAACTGCTGAGCTACCTGCTCTATTTGCTCGCGCACAACCTCTCTCATGCCGCCACGCTCGAGGGCGCGTTCAAAACGTTCACGCTGCTGCGCGTCGGCGATGTCGCCTTTCTCGCCGGGATCGTGCTCGCGCACTCGCTCTACGGCACCCTGGAGTTCGACGAGCTCTTCGCGCGGGCCGCCGAGACGCCGGGCGCCTTGGTTCTTGCGTCCGGCGTCGAGGTCGGCGGCCCCACCGCGGTGACGCTGCTGCTGTTTGTCGGCGCGATGAGCAAGTCGGCGCAGTTTCCTCTTCATATCTGGCTTCCGCGCTCCCTGTACGCCCCGACGCCGGTCCATGCGTTGCTGCATGCCGGCATCATCAACGCCGGGGGCTTTCTGATGAACCGCCTCGCGCCCCTCTACGGGTTGAGCTCCACGGCCCTTCACGTCGCCTTCGTGGTCGGCTCGCTCACGGCGATCCTCGGCGCGGCGATGATGCTGGCGCAGAACGACATCAAGAAAACGCTCGGCTTCTCCACCATCGGCCAGATGGGCTACATGATCATGGAGTGCGGCCTGGGCGCGTTTTCGCTCGCGATCTTCCATCTCATCGCGCACGGGCTCTTCAAGGCGACCGTCTTCCTCAACTGCGGCAACGTGATTCACAAGGCCCGGCAGGAGCCGGTCTTGCCGCCCGTCGCCCGTCCGCCGGAGGAAGCCGAATTTTCCCGGCTCGCCTGGTCCACGGGATTCGTCACGACTCTGCTGATCCCGCTGGTGATCCTGCTGGTGACCCACGGCATCTTGCGCATCCCGATCCGCGACTCCCAGGGGACCGTGATTTTCCTGTTCTTCAGTTGGGTCACGTCGTCCCAGGCGATCCTGACGCTGACCCGCCTGCGGGCCGTCGCCTCATGGAAAGTGTCCGCGGCCATGCTGGCGACGCTGCTTGTCGTCGTGTTCACCTACCTGTTCGCCGCCGAATCCTTCACCACCTTCCTCTATCCCGATCCGGCGGAGACGGCCTCGTACTTCCGGGCCGCCGCGCTGCCCGGCTTCCTCTTCGACGGGCTCGTCGCGACCACGACCCTCCTGATCGTCCTCGGGTGGTTTTTCCTGTACGCGCGAACGCGCGGGCGGCCGGTGCGGATGCCGGCCTGGGCGGAACGGGGCCATTCATATCTGTACGTGCTGTTCATGAACCGCCTCTATCTTGATGAGCTCTACGCTAAGCTGGGCCGGGCCGTCATGCGCGCAGCCGACCGGCTCGACCGATGGTCTTGGGGGAGGATGTCATGA
- a CDS encoding DUF2294 domain-containing protein yields MNHPEKRTKGEVEAAIRNAVIKFEQEFMGRGPDDVRAFIVRDMVVVRLKGVLTPAERQLAKTPDGVDMVKRLRQNLIAQGRDRLFDQVSEITGASTVALFTDIDAQVGERVFVFTLDRDLESSFR; encoded by the coding sequence ATGAATCACCCCGAAAAGCGCACCAAAGGCGAAGTCGAGGCCGCCATTCGCAATGCGGTCATCAAGTTCGAGCAGGAGTTCATGGGACGAGGCCCGGACGACGTGCGGGCCTTCATCGTCCGGGACATGGTCGTGGTCCGCTTGAAAGGCGTCCTGACGCCGGCGGAGCGACAACTCGCCAAAACGCCCGACGGCGTGGACATGGTGAAACGGCTGCGACAGAATCTGATCGCGCAGGGACGGGACAGGCTGTTCGACCAGGTGAGCGAGATCACCGGGGCCAGCACGGTCGCGCTCTTCACGGACATCGACGCCCAGGTGGGCGAGCGGGTGTTCGTGTTCACGCTCGATCGCGATCTGGAATCCAGCTTCCGCTGA
- a CDS encoding carbonic anhydrase — translation MQKLIEGFKKFQTEVFRAKKGLFDRLAHQQHPRALFITCSDSRIDPCLLTQTEPGELFILRNAGNLVPSYGATVGSTTATIEYAVGVLEVRNIIVCGHTDCGVVKALLDPDQVGDLPAVKAWLTQAEATRRVVKENYAHLNGEALLVATIQENVRIQVEHLQTHPTVAARLRRGALELHGWVYSIATGDVWAYDFDKDRFVSLLDVRPDNRRAGR, via the coding sequence ATGCAAAAGCTGATTGAGGGATTCAAGAAATTCCAGACCGAAGTCTTTCGGGCCAAGAAGGGGCTGTTCGACCGGCTCGCGCATCAGCAACATCCCCGGGCGCTGTTCATTACCTGCTCGGACTCGAGAATCGATCCCTGTCTCCTCACCCAAACGGAGCCGGGCGAGCTGTTTATCTTGCGGAACGCCGGAAACCTGGTGCCGTCCTACGGCGCCACCGTCGGCAGCACCACCGCGACGATCGAATACGCGGTCGGCGTGCTGGAGGTCCGCAACATCATCGTCTGCGGGCATACGGACTGCGGCGTGGTGAAGGCGTTGCTCGATCCGGACCAGGTCGGCGATCTGCCGGCGGTCAAAGCGTGGCTGACGCAGGCCGAGGCCACCCGCCGTGTGGTGAAAGAGAACTACGCCCACCTCAACGGCGAGGCCCTGCTGGTGGCCACCATCCAGGAAAACGTCCGCATCCAGGTCGAGCATCTGCAGACGCACCCGACCGTCGCAGCCCGGTTGCGGAGGGGTGCCCTGGAGCTGCACGGATGGGTCTATTCCATCGCGACCGGCGACGTTTGGGCGTACGATTTCGACAAGGACCGGTTCGTGTCGCTGTTGGACGTCCGGCCGGACAACCGTCGAGCCGGGCGATAA
- a CDS encoding protein adenylyltransferase SelO encodes MPRTLETLRFDNTYARLPEAFYAKLNPTPFDHPPYLVSFNPAAAALTDLDPEEARRPEFTGVFGGSLLVPGMEPLAMLYAGHQFGVYVPQLGDGRAILLGEVRDERGEKWDLHLKGAGQTPFSRDGDGRKVLRSAIREYLCSEAMHGLGISTTRALCIVGSDDKVYREQVETGAMLLRMAPSHVRFGTFEVFYYRRQHEQLKLLAEYVIEQHFPHLRRADDRYARWFHDVVTGTAQLIAKWQAVGFAHGVMNTDNMSILGLTLDYGPFGFMDDYDPGFICNHSDHNGRYAFDRQPYIGLWNLSCLAQTLLPLAPKEELKAALDTYETTLNRCYLDSMRAKLGLEQSRSEDETLIHDLLALMQAGRADYTMVFRALGDFRPLALPSRVRDFFLDRDAFDAWAQRYAARLREEDSRDEERQRRMSRINPRYVLRNYLAQQAIEKAQQKDFSEIDRLLTLLRDPYTDQPGMEPYAAAPPDWGKHLIVSCSS; translated from the coding sequence ATGCCCCGAACACTGGAAACCTTGCGCTTCGACAACACCTACGCCCGCCTGCCGGAGGCGTTCTACGCCAAGTTGAATCCCACCCCGTTCGACCATCCGCCCTATCTGGTCAGTTTCAATCCCGCCGCCGCGGCGCTGACCGATCTCGATCCCGAGGAAGCGCGGCGGCCCGAGTTCACCGGCGTCTTCGGCGGCAGCCTGCTGGTGCCCGGCATGGAGCCGCTGGCGATGCTGTACGCCGGCCATCAGTTCGGGGTCTATGTGCCGCAACTCGGGGACGGGCGGGCGATTCTGCTGGGGGAAGTGCGCGACGAACGCGGGGAGAAGTGGGATCTGCATTTGAAAGGCGCCGGGCAGACGCCGTTTTCACGGGACGGCGACGGGCGCAAGGTCCTGCGGTCGGCCATCCGCGAGTATTTGTGCAGCGAGGCGATGCACGGGCTGGGCATTTCCACGACGCGCGCGCTGTGTATCGTGGGCAGCGACGACAAGGTGTATCGCGAACAGGTCGAGACCGGCGCGATGCTGCTGCGGATGGCGCCCTCGCATGTGCGCTTCGGCACGTTCGAGGTGTTTTACTACCGCCGGCAACACGAGCAACTCAAGCTTCTCGCCGAGTATGTGATCGAGCAGCATTTCCCGCATCTGCGCAGGGCCGACGACCGCTACGCCCGATGGTTCCACGACGTGGTGACGGGGACGGCGCAGCTCATCGCCAAGTGGCAGGCTGTCGGCTTTGCCCACGGAGTGATGAACACCGACAATATGTCGATCCTGGGCCTGACGCTCGATTACGGGCCGTTTGGGTTCATGGACGACTATGATCCCGGCTTCATCTGCAACCATTCCGATCATAACGGCCGCTATGCCTTCGACCGGCAGCCGTACATCGGTCTCTGGAACCTGAGCTGCCTCGCACAGACTTTGCTCCCGTTGGCGCCGAAAGAAGAGCTGAAAGCCGCCCTCGACACCTATGAGACGACGCTGAACCGTTGCTATCTCGACTCGATGCGGGCGAAGCTGGGCCTGGAACAATCGAGATCGGAAGACGAGACCCTGATCCACGATCTGCTCGCGCTGATGCAGGCAGGCCGCGCGGACTATACGATGGTCTTCAGGGCGCTGGGCGACTTCAGGCCCCTCGCTCTTCCCTCTCGGGTGCGCGACTTCTTTCTGGATCGCGACGCCTTCGACGCATGGGCCCAGCGGTACGCCGCGCGGCTGCGCGAGGAGGACAGCCGGGATGAAGAACGCCAGCGGCGCATGAGCCGGATCAACCCGAGGTACGTGTTACGGAACTATCTGGCCCAGCAGGCCATTGAGAAGGCGCAACAGAAGGATTTCT